In the genome of Quercus robur chromosome 3, dhQueRobu3.1, whole genome shotgun sequence, one region contains:
- the LOC126718268 gene encoding receptor-like protein kinase FERONIA isoform X1, translating into MDNFHCSTTSLSSINSCSVAPMKNHSLLTPIFFIFCPVFIFCHFTVATSTPPYKAVDHIALNCGTSGNSNPPDGRNWTGEIGSKYGPTEQNNKSTFSDAQSHSSVGTVPYTTARLSHFQFTYSFPVAAGPKFVRLYFYSASYSGYEKSKDFFTVKAGSFTLLGNFSTSDSTESKNFFKEFCINVEENQILKLTFIPFSSDYYAFINGIEIVSMPIDLYYSQKGFIKDDWVPLYVAQAPQFYINYSMALEMVYRLNVGGNLVPPMEDTGMFREWSEAVNKYSWRDGDGVRVIPRDPSLKPKYSKIPNYTAPDPIYQSAITMGPNRAKNKQSNLTWGLPVDTGFKYLVRLHFCELESKINATGNREFTIYIDYQLAEERADVILWTGSNDTPFYKDYVVMIQNKGDDTHQLSIDLQPRTSEGTLIDAILNGVEVFKLSNPDGNLARLHMVPPQLDQQPPTAANESKTKKTTFIAIGSGVGLLVVLILVCCMFLCKLKKTKRYGSYHPLAKWWCWSRPDPHKREFSRRTASSLPTELCRYFRLDEIKTATNNFNEDLIIGVGGFGNVYKGLIEQGNMMVAIKRMKQESRQGVHEFMTEIEMLSQLRHVHLVSLIGYCNDESEMILVYEYMTNGTLRHHLYETPNNPLTWKQRLQICIGAARGLHYLHTCKKHPIIHRDVKTTNILLDDKWVSKVSDFGLSKMGLDNNVVSTLVKGTWGYLDPDYVRRQQLTEKSDVYSFGVVMFEVLCARKALNQRLEEEQRNLASWARKCIEKGTISQIIDPYLMNKIALECFKVYVELAESCVSDYGIQRPTMNDVMEKLEFALELQEYAEATKDNDSEVVSFCVATDNGAPWYNSVYHGQVLESTSGTELSTISTGLSYPGLNSVTISITSQDVSSGTKNSSS; encoded by the exons ATGGACAATTTCCATTGCAGCACGACATCACTGTCA TCAATAAACTCTTGCTCGGTTGCTCCCATGAAGAACCACTCGCTGCTGACACCTATATTCTTCATCTTCTGCccagttttcattttttgtcatttcaCAGTCGCTACTTCGACACCCCCTTACAAAGCTGTTGATCATATAGCTCTCAACTGTGGCACTTCTGGAAACTCAAATCCTCCCGATGGGCGTAACTGGACCGGCGAGATAGGTTCCAAGTACGGTCCCACAGaacaaaacaacaaatctaCTTTCTCTGACGCCCAAAGCCACAGCTCCGTTGGGACTGTCCCCTACACGACAGCCCGTCTATCACATTTCCAGTTCACATACTCGTTTCCGGTCGCTGCTGGACCCAAATTTGTTCGGTTGTACTTTTACTCGGCTTCTTACTCAGGTTATGAAAAGTCTAAGGACTTTTTCACTGTCAAAGCAGGTTCGTTCACCTTACTTGGAAACTTTAGTACTTCTGATTCAACGGAAAGCAAGAATTTTTTCAAGGAGTTCTGCATCAATGTTGAAGAGAATCAGATATTGAAGTTAACGTTCATCCCCTTTTCTAGTGATTACTATGCTTTCATTAATGGAATTGAGATAGTCTCCATGCCCATAGACCTGTATTATAGCCAAAAAGGTTTCATCAAAGATGATTGGGTCCCCCTATACGTCGCCCAAGCTCCTCAATTCTACATAAACTACAGCATGGCACTAGAGATGGTTTATCGATTAAACGTGGGCGGGAACTTGGTACCACCAATGGAAGACACTGGCATGTTTAGAGAATGGTCTGAGGCCGTAAATAAATATTCGTGGAGGGACGGTGACGGTGTCCGTGTAATCCCTCGTGATCCATCTTTGAAacccaaatactcaaaaatacCAAATTACACTGCACCTGATCCTATCTATCAGTCTGCAATAACAATGGGTCCGAATAGAGCCAAGAACAAGCAGTCTAATTTGACATGGGGATTACCTGTTGATACGGGATTCAAGTATCTGGTGAGGCTCCATTTCTGCGAATTAGAGTCCAAAATAAACGCCACTGGCAATAGGGAATTCACCATCTATATAGATTATCAGCTAGCTGAAGAAAGGGCCGATGTAATCTTGTGGACTGGCAGTAACGATACGCCTTTCTACAAGGACTACGTAGTAATGATCCAGAACAAGGGTGACGACACGCATCAGCTTTCCATTGATCTACAACCTAGAACATCAGAGGGAACTTTGATCGATGCCATTTTAAACGGTGTGGAAGTGTTCAAATTGAGCAACCCAGATGGCAATCTTGCCAGACTACATATGGTGCCTCCACAGCTGGATCAACAACCTCCTACAGCAGCCAACGAGTCCAAGACAAAGAAGACAACATTCATTGCCATAGGAAGTGGTGTGGGCTTATTAGTCGTGCTCATCCTAGTGTGTTGCATGTTTCTCTGTAAACTGAAGAAGACCAAGCGCTATGGTTCTTACCATCCACTAGCAAAGTGGTGGTGTTGGTCTAGGCCAGATCCTCACAAAAGAGAGTTCTCAAGGAGAACAGCGTCATCACTACCTACAGAACTATGCCGCTACTTCAGACTAGATGAAATCAAAACAGCAACCAACAACTTCAATGAAGATTTAATTATCGGTGTAGGTGGCTTTGGCAATGTTTACAAGGGTCTTATCGAGCAAG GCAATATGATGGTGGCAATCAAGCGCATGAAACAGGAATCTCGACAAGGTGTTCATGAGTTTATGACAGAGATCGAGATGCTTTCTCAACTTCGTCATGTGCACCTTGTGTCTCTCATTGGATACTGCAATGATGAGAGTGAGATGATACTTGTTTACGAGTACATGACAAATGGTACCCTCCGCCACCACCTTTATGAGACCCCTAACAATCCCCTTACCTGGAAACAAAGGCTCCAGATATGCATAGGAGCAGCACGTGGTTTGCACTACCTCCACACTTGTAAAAAGCACCCAATTATCCACCGTGACGTGAAGACAACAAATATTCTATTGGATGATAAATGGGTATCCAAGGTTTCGGATTTTGGATTGTCCAAAATGGGTTTGGATAACAATGTTGTTAGTACCCTAGTAAAGGGGACATGGGGGTATTTGGATCCAGATTATGTAAGGCGACAGCAATTAACTGAGAAATCTGATGTGTACTCATTTGGTGTAGTGATGTTTGAAGTGTTGTGTGCCCGGAAAGCACTAAATCAAAGACTCGAAGAAGAGCAACGAAATTTGGCAAGTTGGGCTCGAAAATGTATTGAGAAAGGGACCATCAGTCAGATCATTGATCCATATCTAATGAACAAGATAGCGCTAGAGTGTTTCAAGGTATACGTGGAACTTGCAGAGAGTTGTGTAAGTGATTATGGAATCCAACGGCCCACGATGAATGATGTGATGGAAAAGTTGGAGTTTGCATTAGAGCTCCAAGAATATGCAGAAGCAACCAAGGATAACGATTCAGAAGTGGTATCATTCTGTGTTGCCACTGACAATGGAGCTCCTTGGTACAACAGTGTTTACCATGGACAAGTGTTGGAGTCAACTAGTGGAACTGAGTTAAGTACGATTAGTACTGGATTAAGTTACCCAGGTCTTAATTCTGTTACTATTAGTATCACAAGTCAAGATGTTTCCTCAGGCACTAAAAATAGTAGTTCTTAA
- the LOC126718268 gene encoding receptor-like protein kinase FERONIA isoform X2 encodes MKNHSLLTPIFFIFCPVFIFCHFTVATSTPPYKAVDHIALNCGTSGNSNPPDGRNWTGEIGSKYGPTEQNNKSTFSDAQSHSSVGTVPYTTARLSHFQFTYSFPVAAGPKFVRLYFYSASYSGYEKSKDFFTVKAGSFTLLGNFSTSDSTESKNFFKEFCINVEENQILKLTFIPFSSDYYAFINGIEIVSMPIDLYYSQKGFIKDDWVPLYVAQAPQFYINYSMALEMVYRLNVGGNLVPPMEDTGMFREWSEAVNKYSWRDGDGVRVIPRDPSLKPKYSKIPNYTAPDPIYQSAITMGPNRAKNKQSNLTWGLPVDTGFKYLVRLHFCELESKINATGNREFTIYIDYQLAEERADVILWTGSNDTPFYKDYVVMIQNKGDDTHQLSIDLQPRTSEGTLIDAILNGVEVFKLSNPDGNLARLHMVPPQLDQQPPTAANESKTKKTTFIAIGSGVGLLVVLILVCCMFLCKLKKTKRYGSYHPLAKWWCWSRPDPHKREFSRRTASSLPTELCRYFRLDEIKTATNNFNEDLIIGVGGFGNVYKGLIEQGNMMVAIKRMKQESRQGVHEFMTEIEMLSQLRHVHLVSLIGYCNDESEMILVYEYMTNGTLRHHLYETPNNPLTWKQRLQICIGAARGLHYLHTCKKHPIIHRDVKTTNILLDDKWVSKVSDFGLSKMGLDNNVVSTLVKGTWGYLDPDYVRRQQLTEKSDVYSFGVVMFEVLCARKALNQRLEEEQRNLASWARKCIEKGTISQIIDPYLMNKIALECFKVYVELAESCVSDYGIQRPTMNDVMEKLEFALELQEYAEATKDNDSEVVSFCVATDNGAPWYNSVYHGQVLESTSGTELSTISTGLSYPGLNSVTISITSQDVSSGTKNSSS; translated from the exons ATGAAGAACCACTCGCTGCTGACACCTATATTCTTCATCTTCTGCccagttttcattttttgtcatttcaCAGTCGCTACTTCGACACCCCCTTACAAAGCTGTTGATCATATAGCTCTCAACTGTGGCACTTCTGGAAACTCAAATCCTCCCGATGGGCGTAACTGGACCGGCGAGATAGGTTCCAAGTACGGTCCCACAGaacaaaacaacaaatctaCTTTCTCTGACGCCCAAAGCCACAGCTCCGTTGGGACTGTCCCCTACACGACAGCCCGTCTATCACATTTCCAGTTCACATACTCGTTTCCGGTCGCTGCTGGACCCAAATTTGTTCGGTTGTACTTTTACTCGGCTTCTTACTCAGGTTATGAAAAGTCTAAGGACTTTTTCACTGTCAAAGCAGGTTCGTTCACCTTACTTGGAAACTTTAGTACTTCTGATTCAACGGAAAGCAAGAATTTTTTCAAGGAGTTCTGCATCAATGTTGAAGAGAATCAGATATTGAAGTTAACGTTCATCCCCTTTTCTAGTGATTACTATGCTTTCATTAATGGAATTGAGATAGTCTCCATGCCCATAGACCTGTATTATAGCCAAAAAGGTTTCATCAAAGATGATTGGGTCCCCCTATACGTCGCCCAAGCTCCTCAATTCTACATAAACTACAGCATGGCACTAGAGATGGTTTATCGATTAAACGTGGGCGGGAACTTGGTACCACCAATGGAAGACACTGGCATGTTTAGAGAATGGTCTGAGGCCGTAAATAAATATTCGTGGAGGGACGGTGACGGTGTCCGTGTAATCCCTCGTGATCCATCTTTGAAacccaaatactcaaaaatacCAAATTACACTGCACCTGATCCTATCTATCAGTCTGCAATAACAATGGGTCCGAATAGAGCCAAGAACAAGCAGTCTAATTTGACATGGGGATTACCTGTTGATACGGGATTCAAGTATCTGGTGAGGCTCCATTTCTGCGAATTAGAGTCCAAAATAAACGCCACTGGCAATAGGGAATTCACCATCTATATAGATTATCAGCTAGCTGAAGAAAGGGCCGATGTAATCTTGTGGACTGGCAGTAACGATACGCCTTTCTACAAGGACTACGTAGTAATGATCCAGAACAAGGGTGACGACACGCATCAGCTTTCCATTGATCTACAACCTAGAACATCAGAGGGAACTTTGATCGATGCCATTTTAAACGGTGTGGAAGTGTTCAAATTGAGCAACCCAGATGGCAATCTTGCCAGACTACATATGGTGCCTCCACAGCTGGATCAACAACCTCCTACAGCAGCCAACGAGTCCAAGACAAAGAAGACAACATTCATTGCCATAGGAAGTGGTGTGGGCTTATTAGTCGTGCTCATCCTAGTGTGTTGCATGTTTCTCTGTAAACTGAAGAAGACCAAGCGCTATGGTTCTTACCATCCACTAGCAAAGTGGTGGTGTTGGTCTAGGCCAGATCCTCACAAAAGAGAGTTCTCAAGGAGAACAGCGTCATCACTACCTACAGAACTATGCCGCTACTTCAGACTAGATGAAATCAAAACAGCAACCAACAACTTCAATGAAGATTTAATTATCGGTGTAGGTGGCTTTGGCAATGTTTACAAGGGTCTTATCGAGCAAG GCAATATGATGGTGGCAATCAAGCGCATGAAACAGGAATCTCGACAAGGTGTTCATGAGTTTATGACAGAGATCGAGATGCTTTCTCAACTTCGTCATGTGCACCTTGTGTCTCTCATTGGATACTGCAATGATGAGAGTGAGATGATACTTGTTTACGAGTACATGACAAATGGTACCCTCCGCCACCACCTTTATGAGACCCCTAACAATCCCCTTACCTGGAAACAAAGGCTCCAGATATGCATAGGAGCAGCACGTGGTTTGCACTACCTCCACACTTGTAAAAAGCACCCAATTATCCACCGTGACGTGAAGACAACAAATATTCTATTGGATGATAAATGGGTATCCAAGGTTTCGGATTTTGGATTGTCCAAAATGGGTTTGGATAACAATGTTGTTAGTACCCTAGTAAAGGGGACATGGGGGTATTTGGATCCAGATTATGTAAGGCGACAGCAATTAACTGAGAAATCTGATGTGTACTCATTTGGTGTAGTGATGTTTGAAGTGTTGTGTGCCCGGAAAGCACTAAATCAAAGACTCGAAGAAGAGCAACGAAATTTGGCAAGTTGGGCTCGAAAATGTATTGAGAAAGGGACCATCAGTCAGATCATTGATCCATATCTAATGAACAAGATAGCGCTAGAGTGTTTCAAGGTATACGTGGAACTTGCAGAGAGTTGTGTAAGTGATTATGGAATCCAACGGCCCACGATGAATGATGTGATGGAAAAGTTGGAGTTTGCATTAGAGCTCCAAGAATATGCAGAAGCAACCAAGGATAACGATTCAGAAGTGGTATCATTCTGTGTTGCCACTGACAATGGAGCTCCTTGGTACAACAGTGTTTACCATGGACAAGTGTTGGAGTCAACTAGTGGAACTGAGTTAAGTACGATTAGTACTGGATTAAGTTACCCAGGTCTTAATTCTGTTACTATTAGTATCACAAGTCAAGATGTTTCCTCAGGCACTAAAAATAGTAGTTCTTAA